CAATCCTCCAGCGTCGCTGCAGGTTCGTGAGCAGCCCCGTGCTCTAAGCTGTGCTCGCCTTGTGGGCGGGCTGTTGGGTTACGCGGAGCGGATTGTCTGGTGTAGGTGTTGCAGCACTTGTAACGCTTAAAAGGATCGTGTACTCTTTTAAGTGGATGAAGGTACCAAATGGCGCTTAACGAGATAACTACATAGATGCTTCTCTGATGCTCCTATTTAGGACTTGGTGCTTAAACGCAGCCTTGGAAGCTTCAGGAATGCATGAGAAACGCTTGCAGAAATGTGCATGTTTCACCAAATGTGAGTTAGAGCTGGTGGCAGTGCCTGTGGTGGCCTCTGCGCGGGGAGTGCCCGAGTGCTGGGCCTGTGGCGCTCAGCAGGGGGTACGGGTAGCGTGAGGAGCTGCTTGGACTGTGAGTACTCCTTTATTTGTAAGTACTACTGGTGTGGGACGGAAGAGCTTGCTTTTTCCATGATTATTTCCTTGGCCCTCGGAGCGGCTGTAAAGGGCTGAGACACTCCAGTGAGTGCTGGCGCCCCGCggtctgctgctggctgtaggaCGTTGTACCCTCTGGTAGGAGAGGTGGCTTTTCTCACCCCGGTGTGGGTTATCTGTCTCTTCATTCAGCCCGGGAGGGCTTTTCCCTGTGATCGGCACAGCTCGAGGCTATGTCAGGGCTGTCTCTCTTCCTGCTGTCactgtcacctcctcctctggctgCCTCGGCTCCCCCCGTCCCTCTCCGGAGGCAGCTGATGGATACAGGGGTGACGCTGAATTCTCAGGTCGGCCCGTGTGGCAGGAAGGGTCTGGGGAGGGCTCCAGCCCCCGTGCTCTGCTCTTTCTCTGCACCCTTTTCTGGAGGGACGGTTCTGTCTGGATGAAATCAAAGGCGTGATTCTGGCTGCAAAGGCAGCTTTTCGTGATGCGTTTACGCAACTGGACATCAAGAACTTGCATCAGACAAATGTGACAGCGCTAAGGGTTACCCGTGGGCAGCTCAATGGCATCTTCCACAGCTTACTAAAAGCCTTCGCTGTTCATTTGAGAACGAGCCCCTCCTAAACACACAGGGAAATACTTCAGGGGGATTTTTTCATTTAGGAATGTTTAAAACACCCGTAATGTTTTCTGACCAAGGGAGGGAGGacttcagctattaaaaaaaaaaagaaaaatttaatcaTCTCTGAAATTATTATTGCAGGTTCTAAACAAAACCTTAACTAAGCAATTCATGACACCTGAGGATAAAGAACTGGGTTTTGGCTTCTTGTAAAAGAAGCTCACTAACACTTCTGAAGTGAACTGCTTGTCTGAACTTGTGGAAGGAGACAGGGCGCTTTGATAACAGCAGtagctgagcagagggaaaaagcCTTCCTTTAAACCACCTGTAATTCCCTGTGTTTAAATATGAAAGCGTATATCCATTGTAcagcaaaattaatgaaaaaatagttcTAGGACTTCAACTCGAACACCACAGCGCTTGGAGATTGATACTGAGGGGACGTAGGCTGTAAATAACTTGTGAAGTTGTATTTTACTTACCTGTTATTAACACAGTTGAATAAAAATTATAAAGAGCTTTGATGCTGAGCTTTTCAGGATGCCCCTTGATGCACCAAATGAGCTCCAGGTTCTCTAAGCCAACATGAAAGAGGTGACTTTTTAGCTAATTTGTGTTGTTCTTGTACCTCCTCCACTTGCGACAAAAGCCAATTATGAAGGCTTcagaaagaacacacagaacgTCACCATGCTGTAAGCCATCCACTGTGGCACGTCCCTGTACTAATTCCCTGGGCTTTTGTCTTCCATGTAGAAACCGAACGTCGATGAAGGAGGAAGACCCCGCCGTTCTTATAGCGGAAGTTCTGAGAAGAAAATTTGCCCTAAAGGACGAAGATCTGGCCATCAAGGAGAAATGATGTTACTGTCGTTAAACTCTGTAAGCAAAAGTGTTACGCTCCCAAAATTTCCTCCACAGTAGCTGCCTTCCTAAGGATTGAGCCTTTTGcctcttttaattagaaatggTTTCTGCACTGGACACTTACTTAGCAAAGACCCTATGGATTTGATGTGTTTTCCATGTATTGttatatttaaggaaaaaaaaaaaccccacaactttttAAGAAGATGGAAATTGTTTTCCACCTGTATTTTGATGTTGATTATTGATAAGGATCTTCTGAAGAGTGCAATGAGTGTTGCTGGATGACGTTCTTTCTACCTACAATTTTCCTTAAGTTCAAATTAAGCATTAACTTATAACAGCCTTGTTACAATATAACTAGTTACCATTTCCAGTATAAACGGATGTCGGAACATCCAGTTCTTTCTCTGTTCCGAGTATGGTACAGAGCTACTGAGAATAAGCTAATTAATGCTTCCACATCGTCAGTATTTGGGAGGTTGTTGAATCACAGTGGTAAAAGAAGGCGTCTTCCCGATAATTCTGTCGGACCCGATGGGGGATGAAACTGCAGTCGATGATCAAAGCCCTCAGTCACGTCTGCGGGATGCTGGCTGCTTTTAGGATGCCCTGGGCATTTCTTAACTCACAAATTATCCCCACAGTTGCATGACACAATGGCCCTAATTTCTTGCCAGTAATTCAATGTTTCATTAATAGTCCTCGTATTcagataatgtattttatttagcATTCAAAAGGTCTATTTATTGAACCACCAATGCTAGGAACCGAGCACCCACCACAAGAGCCACCAtctgagaaaagggaagaaggacCTTGGCATGGGCTGTGGCTGCAGTTCTCATGACTGAAGAGGTTTCCTTCAGCTACACGTTCTCTGCAATGTTCCTCATGGCTGTATTTAAAGTatgattttttcctttatataaaaTGGAGCCTTAATAAGATGGTGATCGTTCTTGATATTATTAACGTGCAGATGTCCAAACATGTCAGCAGCGGTGCTTGTGtcttggggcggggggtggcacgTGTGGCATTTCAGCTGCTGCAGCCGAGCGTACTCCAATGCTAAGGATTTTCTTAATCCTCCGGGCCCTCAGCCCTTGAAAAATTAAACCATCATCCCCACCTTAGAAGTGAGAGAAGAGGCTCATACTGCCTCTGGCCACCCAGTAAGGGGGAGCAGAAATAGCATTCACGACTTCATCAGCTTTACAGGGAGTTGCTGcagctcttcccctcctcagATGCACACCAAGAGCCACTGGACGACGTGATCATTCTCTCTGTCCCAGTAAGGCTCCTCTGCATAACGATTTGTCAGGAATCCACCTGCCTGTGGAAGAGACGGAGCTGTAACCAGGAGTCCCTGTTGCTGGGAATGTGCTCCATGTGCAGCCTGGGTGTAAGAGCGTACCAGCAGTTCACCTCTGGACTACGACTTAACTCCAGTTTGGGCTATGGTACTGAAATTCTGGCCCAGTGGGAAAGTAAGAGAGCTTAAATGGCAACACCTGCACTGTTAAAGACATacttaaagtgaaaaacaggGCAGTTGCTGCTGACAAAGCAGGCTGTTGTTCTGGACTGTGAGCGTGGTCACAGATGGACTCTGCTGAGCGTGACCCCGGTGTTTTTGAGCAGCTGGTCCCCACGCTtcagggacagggacagatcCAAGCTAAAGCACGCCCAGCCCAAAGGCTGCGTATCCCAAAGCAGGGGATTATGTTGAACGAGCCGTACCAGCAGCATGCAAGAAGCTCCACTGCTGTTAGATGCAGCAGTTGCCACATGCAGATAAACCAATACTGACCAGTCCTTACTGGGGCCCGCAGCGCCCACTGCTCTGCTCTTCACCTCACCAGGGACAGACTGACGGACTCAGCCTGTggctgtgacccccccccaggcACACCCGGCTCTAGCCAGGTGCCTCCGTGCCTGTGAGAGAGCTGCAAGTCCGGTGTAAGGATGGCAGTTCAAACTTACCCAGAACAGGTGCGCTGTGACAATTCCTCCTCTTTGTCACAGTCTTCCTCGCTTCAAACCTCTGGTAGGTCTGGCAACAGCCGTTAAGTGCTGTGATCCCACCTGCACCCAGCAGAGACGCAGCTTTCACAGTTACAGACGCGCAAGCCGAAAAACATGAACCTCCCCTTACGGCCACACAGGCCAGCTGTCACCTACAGGGGCTGGCACACCTGCAGCCCTGAACTAAGGAGAATGCAGCTGAGCCTGGAGCTTCCTCGAGGCAGTTGATGTGAAGTAGATGGTGCAGTTCCTGAGCCGAGCCTAGAAAACCTTTAAATTTGGACTTCCAGGATGGTAAGAAACACAGACGCGTCAGCAGTGGGCTTTAAGGCTGAACACCAGGCAGTACCAAAGCCAGGCCTTAGCCACAGGGGCTGTAATCATCACTGAAACACTCAAACTATTATGAACATtccttcaaaattttatttttattaaaatcaacaTTTCAGAGAACAAAGAGGTCCTATGTGGACCACACATATAGAAACAATGGGTACACTTACCTAATTCCGAGCACTTTCTTACAAAAAAGTGCTTTCCTGAGACTTCACAGGACATCGTTATGTGACCCATTCAAGGTCACTTACCAGTGTTTAATCACTTTGTTCCCTTCCGAATCCTGCGTGAACAGTAAATCGTAGCACACATCCAACTGCTGCTCCCCCGGTTTGCTCAAGCTCCCGTTTGCAGCGTCGCTGGAACGGCCCTTGCAGGGAGAGTCGGGCAGGTGCCTGCGAGAGCTGCCGCTGTCCTTGCGAGGAGACGGGAGGTTCCGGTGGTGGTGAGCGATCACCCTGTTCCCCTGGGAGTCCTGGGTGAAGAGCTGTCGGCAGGGACTGCCCCATCCCTCCTCGGCTGCACCAGCCCTGGTGTTCTGGCTGCGCTCTCTCAGGGGCTGCGCTCCAGCTGGTCTTTGGGGAGATGGATAAAAGCCAGCAGCCCAGGCACTGTGTCTCGTTAGAGGAGGATTTATATTCTCAGTGAAATCAATTAAAGAATTAACACTACTCAACGGGTGTGGTTTCTTACTCTGGTTTGCACCAAGTCTGGGTTGGAAATCAAGTCCGGTCTTTGACACCTCTGGGAGCAGCTGGCCCTGTCCTTTGTTCGTCCCACGGTCTGAAGTTACGCTGCCGCTCGCTGAAACCATTTCTCCAGCAAATAAATCGGAGACATTTCTGTGAGCGATGATCCGGTTGCCTTCCGAATCCTGGGTGAAGCTGAAGAAGCACAAATCCTCTCCCGCCCCACAGGAGGCCTCGCTCGTGCTGTGGGACTCCACTTGTAACACCGAAGAGTCCTGCGAAGGCGTCAGGGAGGCCGGTGCTGTCTCTGCACGATGCTGGGGTGTAGCCTGCGCTGTCCCCACctcggcaccgagggattcttcCTGGGCTTCCTCCATCTGCGGCAAAGCCAAGATCTTCACAGGGGAAGCAGCCAAAGAAATACCTGCTTCTTTACATTTTGGGATGAAAGGAGATGGCCTggagttttctttgtctttttcatctgaaaacaaCACGGAACTGGTTAAAGCCAGAGCTGGCACACACAGTTCTCAGGGTTAATCACTACCCACAGCACCACTCCTTGGTGCTTGACTCAGAACTGCCCTTTCGCTGCTCCTTAGAGGAACAGCCGACAACCCGTTCTACACCAGACTGTGCTGCCGCCGCCTCAAAAATCTGTATGATTTTTGCCTCTGCTGCGGCCGCGATGGAATGGCAGTTGGAGCAGTTCAAAAGTACACTTCCCTCAAGGGAGGTGCAAGAGCTGCACCTTCAGCTGCGCCACTCTTCGGCTCCTCTCAGCTTTCCAGGCAGCTCACCCATgacatttcctttaaaagcagcagctcaagagttgccaaaaaaaaccacaaaatcccACAGTGAAACTTCTACAGCTTCATCAGGCGATGAAGGCAGCAAGTCCCACATTTGCTTCTGAAACCATTTAATATAAAAGCTAGTATAATTTCTCAATATAAGACTCATCCTCCATTCCGGatatgctaaaagaaaaaaatacaaataaaaaatactccAGCATCTTAAATCCTAcagacaaacagcagcagcattcagTGAATCCAAACACACACACTGACTAAGTGAATGCAATCAATCGAGGGAATCAAacgaagaaaaggagaaagcacaCAATGCattcaaaaggaagagaaataagaaatcCACAGCAAAAACCATCAATGGCCCTGTCACAGCACTAAAATTGTCAAATTAAATTGTACAATTTATGTAATGCTTCCTCTCATCTGCTTATTGCTAAACTAGGTTAATGTTGATGAATTAGCCATTACACAACTCACAATATACAAACAAACAACTACACAATCCTACACTGCTGGTTCCTGcattcatttaatttctctccctATTTGTTGAGACTCACAGACAAATCCCAGTTTCTTGTATTCCAGAGCACAAAAGCAGCCGCAGAAGCACAGGGATTCTGAGCTGACTTAAACAGCTTAAATATTCCTGTTCCCTTCATAGGTCCAGTGCGGATTAAACACTGCGTTCTTTAGAAAAGGCTTTGTCCAACCCTTCATAAAAAGCTTTGCTCGCACACCTCCCGCTGACTCCCCTTACAGGGAGGTTGTTTGAACCAAGTGACATTAATTTTCACTTCCAGCTATAATTCCAAAGGACATTTAACTGACAAGTTAGGGCTGCTACTGTTTGGAACCAACCTGGCACATAACGCCCTggatgctgccccttccccgggcagggggagctgcccgcaggacacagctgggctTGGTGCTCCTGCCCAGACCCGGGCACCCTGTCCCGGCCCAAGCGGCGTTCCCAACTAGATTGTCCTTTATGTGATGCCATCGGgcaacccagaactggacatttTGCCACCTGGACAGTTTGTATCAGTGCTTGGGCTGAGCCAGGCTTTCCAACGTCCCTCTGAAAACTCCAGTTTTGTAGGGAGTAAAGCCTGCTGTGTTATTTAGAGTTCAGATTGCTGCCCAGTGAAGCCTGGCTGCGACTGCTGTTACTTACGCTTTAGTCCAACACTGTAAACAGTACCTGCATTTAGAGTAACCAtcacaataaaattatttctgggACTTGAAGCCTTTAACCTTCACCCTCTTcactagaaaatatatttttccaccTAGTAAAGCTGCCAAGAACTAAAGCAAGAAGATTTCCTATTAGAGCCCAAAACTACTTTCCTACAGGACATAGGCTGGTCCACAGTACCTGTCTGCGGGCTGAAGAAGGCGGAGATGGTGGTTTGCTTGGTGCGTGGCTGAGGGGCTCGTGTCTGCGTGAAAGTGACTGAGGCGTACTTCCTCTCCAGAACTCGACGAGATGCTTTTGACTTGGCTATGAGAGACTGGGtagggaaagaaacaagaagaaagtgAACATACACCATTAAAAACAATACTACCCTTCTTCCAGGGTCATGGCATAGTTCCCACCTTCGTTAAATGCTTCAACCCTCCCCGTGACACCACCACCGAATGGCCAAGGTGGGAAGGGGCCCATGGAGGTCACCTCGTCCGCCCCCTGCTCCGGCAGGGTGACCCAGAGCAGGACGCTCAGGACCAAGGCCACAGGCTGTCCCTGCCATGCTGCGGCCTCTGAGCtttgccacccccaccccactcctCTTGAAACACTCCTGCATCGCATCCAGCCATAGAACCAGAGAATCgtccaagttg
Above is a window of Chroicocephalus ridibundus chromosome 19, bChrRid1.1, whole genome shotgun sequence DNA encoding:
- the AUNIP gene encoding aurora kinase A- and ninein-interacting protein; amino-acid sequence: MKRRRGGGASRPDGVCDVWLDTAKLKQNAVESLIAKSKASRRVLERKYASVTFTQTRAPQPRTKQTTISAFFSPQTDEKDKENSRPSPFIPKCKEAGISLAASPVKILALPQMEEAQEESLGAEVGTAQATPQHRAETAPASLTPSQDSSVLQVESHSTSEASCGAGEDLCFFSFTQDSEGNRIIAHRNVSDLFAGEMVSASGSVTSDRGTNKGQGQLLPEVSKTGLDFQPRLGANQSKKPHPLSSVNSLIDFTENINPPLTRHSAWAAGFYPSPQRPAGAQPLRERSQNTRAGAAEEGWGSPCRQLFTQDSQGNRVIAHHHRNLPSPRKDSGSSRRHLPDSPCKGRSSDAANGSLSKPGEQQLDVCYDLLFTQDSEGNKVIKHW